The sequence below is a genomic window from Streptomyces sp. NBC_00582.
ACCTCAACCGATTAAGCCGAGGGCCGCGTGATATAGGGCCATGCGTGTACGAGGGCGGGTGGACCAGGGCCCGGCCCCATGCCCGGCCCCATGCCCGGCCCTATGCCCGGCCCTATGCCCGGCCCTATGCCCGGCCCTATGCCCGGAACGCCCCGGGATGGGTCTGCTCCCGCACCGACACGTACTGCTGGCGCACCGCCTGTCCCACCGCCAGGTCCTCGCGCGGGTCCAGGACGACGGCCGCCGCGCCCTGCCAGACCGGCGGGGTCCGCGGATCGAGCGTGCCCTGCTTCGCCCCGAGCGCCCACGCCGCCTGCCGGGCCGCACCGATCGCCGCGTAGTCCGCCGGCTGCGGTACGACGACCTGCGCGCCGAACAGCGCGGGCGCCGCCGCCTGCACGGCCGGCAGCTCGGCCGCCGCGCCCAGCAGGAAGATCCGCTGCACGCTCACGCCCCGCCCGCGCAGCACGTCGAGCGCGTCCGCGAGCCCGCAGAGCATGCCCTCGAAGGCGGCCCGCGCGAAGTGCTCGGGCTTCATGGACTCCCGTCGCAGCCCCGCCAGCGTCCCGGCGGTGTGCGGCAGGTTCGGCGTCCGCTCGCCCTCCAGGTAGGGCAGCATCACCAGCCCGTGCGAGCCAGGCGTCGACTTCATCGCCAGGTCGGACAGCCCCTCCAGATCGGGCGCGCCGAGCAGTTCGGCGGCGCCGCGCAGGGTCCGTACGGCGTTCAGGGTGGTCACGACCGGCAGATGCATGCCCGTCGCGTCCGCGAGGGAGGTGATCATCCCGGACTGGTCGACCAGCGCCTCGGGGTGCACGGCCATGACCGAACCGGAGGCGCCCAGGGACACCACCACGTCCCCCATGCCCAGCCCGAGCCCCAGGGCCGCGGCCATGGTCTCGCCGGTGCCGGCCGAGATCAGCAGCCCCTCCGGTGTCGTACCCGCCGCTTCGGACGGCCCGATCACCTCGGGCAGCATCGCCTGGTGACCGAGCGCCAGCTCGACCAGATCGGGCCGGTATCCGCCCATCGCGGCGGACCAGTACCCGGTCCCGGAGGCCCCGCCGCGGTCCGTGGTCCTTCTCACAGGCCGGCCCAGCAACTGCCACACCAGCCAGTCGTGCGCCTGCATCAGGACGGCGGTGCGCAGCGCGGCCTCGGGCTCGGTCTTGGCGAGCCACCTCAGCTTGGTCACCGGCTGGGCGGCCTGCGGTACGCACCCCACGGCCTGCGCCCAGGCCTCACGCCCCCCGAGCGCGTCGATCAGATCGGCCGCCGCGACCTGCGCGCGCTTGTCGCCGCCGACCATCGCGGGCCGCACGGTGTTGCCCTGCGCGTCCAGCGGCACCAGCGCGTTCTGCTGCGAGGACACCCCGATGGCCTGCACCCCCTCGAGCAGGCCCCCGCCGGCCGCCTCCCCGAGGGAGAGCAGCCAGGCCTGGGGATCGACGTCGCTGGGCCGGCCCCCGCTGTCCGGGTTCTCCATCGGATGCGGCGCATACC
It includes:
- a CDS encoding FGGY family carbohydrate kinase, whose protein sequence is MGIVAGLDSSPDFTRIVVCDADTGAVLRQGYAPHPMENPDSGGRPSDVDPQAWLLSLGEAAGGGLLEGVQAIGVSSQQNALVPLDAQGNTVRPAMVGGDKRAQVAAADLIDALGGREAWAQAVGCVPQAAQPVTKLRWLAKTEPEAALRTAVLMQAHDWLVWQLLGRPVRRTTDRGGASGTGYWSAAMGGYRPDLVELALGHQAMLPEVIGPSEAAGTTPEGLLISAGTGETMAAALGLGLGMGDVVVSLGASGSVMAVHPEALVDQSGMITSLADATGMHLPVVTTLNAVRTLRGAAELLGAPDLEGLSDLAMKSTPGSHGLVMLPYLEGERTPNLPHTAGTLAGLRRESMKPEHFARAAFEGMLCGLADALDVLRGRGVSVQRIFLLGAAAELPAVQAAAPALFGAQVVVPQPADYAAIGAARQAAWALGAKQGTLDPRTPPVWQGAAAVVLDPREDLAVGQAVRQQYVSVREQTHPGAFRA